The following are encoded in a window of Nibricoccus aquaticus genomic DNA:
- a CDS encoding extracellular solute-binding protein: MPTLRGMTWNHTRGYLPMVATAQRFTELHPDIEIVWEKRSLKAFEEFPVEKLAADYDLMVIDHPFSGYAAKHGPLLPIDQHLPAAFLADQAANSVGQSHASYNFAGHQWALAIDAATPIAFWREDLISSLGLSVPKTWDDLLTLARVGHVEVPAAPINCLMDFYTLCLANGETPFATRERVVSTDTGRFALDRLRELISLCEPGCWTRNPIASHNLVSSTANTRIAYCAFAYGYSNYARPGYADHVLTFGDVPHLNCKPLHTTLGGTGLALSALRPNREAALAYAQFAASGNTQRTLFTQAGGQPGHRTAWLDADNNRSAGNYFTNTLPTLDRAYVRPRYCGYMEFQEKGGPLLHAALRTQISDTDALAQLDTLYRQTLTHAATLS, encoded by the coding sequence ATGCCCACCCTCCGCGGCATGACCTGGAACCACACGCGTGGCTACCTCCCCATGGTAGCCACCGCGCAACGTTTCACCGAACTCCACCCCGACATCGAAATCGTCTGGGAAAAACGCTCGCTCAAAGCCTTCGAGGAATTTCCCGTCGAAAAACTCGCCGCCGACTACGACCTGATGGTCATCGACCATCCGTTTTCCGGATACGCCGCCAAACACGGCCCGCTTCTCCCAATCGATCAACACCTCCCCGCCGCCTTCCTCGCCGATCAAGCCGCCAACTCCGTCGGCCAGTCCCACGCGAGCTATAACTTCGCCGGACACCAGTGGGCCCTCGCAATCGACGCCGCCACACCGATCGCCTTCTGGCGCGAAGACCTCATTTCCTCCCTCGGCCTCTCCGTCCCCAAAACCTGGGATGACCTCCTCACGCTCGCCCGCGTCGGCCACGTCGAAGTCCCCGCCGCCCCCATCAACTGCCTGATGGATTTCTACACGCTCTGCCTCGCGAACGGCGAAACGCCCTTCGCCACTCGTGAGCGCGTCGTCTCCACCGACACCGGCCGCTTCGCCCTCGACCGACTCCGCGAACTCATCTCCCTCTGCGAACCCGGCTGCTGGACCCGCAACCCCATCGCCTCGCACAACCTCGTCTCTTCAACAGCCAACACCCGCATCGCCTACTGCGCCTTCGCGTACGGCTACTCCAACTACGCCCGCCCCGGCTACGCCGACCACGTCCTCACCTTCGGCGACGTCCCGCACCTCAACTGCAAGCCGCTCCACACCACTCTCGGCGGCACCGGCCTCGCCCTCTCCGCCCTCCGCCCCAACCGCGAAGCCGCCCTCGCCTACGCCCAGTTCGCCGCCTCCGGAAACACACAGCGCACCCTCTTCACCCAAGCCGGCGGCCAACCCGGCCACCGCACCGCCTGGCTCGATGCCGACAACAACCGCTCTGCCGGCAACTATTTCACCAACACTCTCCCGACGCTTGATCGCGCCTACGTCCGCCCCCGCTACTGCGGCTACATGGAATTCCAGGAAAAAGGCGGCCCCCTCCTCCACGCCGCCCTCCGCACCCAAATTTCCGACACCGACGCCCTCGCCCAACTCGACACCCTCTACCGCCAAACCCTCACCCACGCCGCCACCCTCTCCTAA
- a CDS encoding CaiB/BaiF CoA transferase family protein, whose amino-acid sequence MRPLEGLLVLDFAQFLAGPFAATRLADLGARVIKIERPGSGDICRHLYISNLSLDGDSTLFHSINRNKQSYAADLKNPADLAKVKQLIAKADVLIQNFRPGVMDRIGLGADACAALNPRLVYGVVTGYGSKGPWVDLPGQDLLAQSRSGLVHLNGNADQPPLPFGLSVADLTASAHLVQGILAALIRRGVTGKGGLVEVSLLESILDLQFELTTTFLNDGGKAPQRSAVNNGNAYLGAPYGIYATADGYLALAMGSITTLGQLLELPALAGYADAKTWFTHRDEIKQLIALHLKLQPTAHWISRLEASDYWCAEVLSWEKLWQTDAFKVLDWVQDVTRDDGPTLRTTRCPITIDGQHFKSPKGAPRVGQHTTQIQTEFSL is encoded by the coding sequence ATGCGCCCCCTCGAAGGCCTCCTCGTTCTCGACTTCGCCCAATTCCTCGCCGGCCCCTTCGCCGCCACGCGCCTCGCCGACCTCGGCGCCCGCGTCATCAAGATCGAGCGCCCCGGCTCCGGCGACATCTGCCGCCACCTCTACATCTCCAACCTCTCGCTCGACGGCGACAGCACGCTCTTCCACTCGATCAACCGCAATAAACAGAGCTACGCCGCCGACCTCAAAAACCCGGCCGACCTCGCCAAGGTTAAACAACTCATCGCGAAGGCCGACGTCCTCATCCAAAATTTTCGCCCCGGCGTCATGGACCGCATCGGCCTCGGCGCCGACGCATGCGCCGCCCTCAACCCACGCCTCGTCTACGGCGTCGTCACCGGTTACGGAAGCAAAGGCCCGTGGGTCGATCTCCCCGGCCAGGACCTCCTCGCGCAAAGCCGCTCCGGCCTCGTCCACCTCAACGGCAACGCCGACCAGCCCCCGCTCCCCTTCGGCCTCTCCGTCGCCGACCTCACCGCCAGCGCGCACCTTGTCCAAGGTATCCTCGCCGCCCTCATCCGCCGCGGCGTCACCGGCAAAGGCGGCCTCGTCGAAGTCTCCCTCCTCGAGTCCATCCTCGACCTCCAGTTCGAGCTCACGACCACCTTCCTCAACGATGGCGGCAAAGCCCCGCAACGCTCCGCCGTCAATAACGGCAACGCGTATCTGGGCGCCCCCTACGGCATCTACGCCACGGCCGACGGCTACCTCGCCCTCGCCATGGGCTCGATCACCACCCTCGGCCAGCTCCTCGAACTCCCAGCGCTCGCCGGTTACGCCGACGCCAAGACTTGGTTCACCCACCGCGACGAAATCAAACAACTCATCGCGCTCCACCTGAAACTCCAGCCCACCGCCCACTGGATTTCGCGCCTCGAAGCCTCCGACTACTGGTGCGCCGAAGTCCTCTCGTGGGAAAAACTCTGGCAGACCGACGCCTTCAAAGTCCTCGACTGGGTCCAAGACGTCACCCGCGACGATGGTCCGACGCTCCGCACCACCCGCTGCCCCATCACCATCGACGGCCAGCACTTCAAATCCCCCAAAGGCGCCCCCCGAGTCGGCCAACACACGACCCAAATCCAAACAGAATTCTCCCTCTAA
- a CDS encoding L-rhamnose/proton symporter RhaT, with amino-acid sequence MTPNPLLGTALHTIGAASAALCYSPQRFVHKWAWQTYWLVQAAFCWLILPWVFAYFCIPNLGEVLAAAPRDAMIKSYLFGALYGIGGIAFGVSIRYIGFSLTYAIAIGVSCVGGTFIGPFLAGNLSGIVSQNGFTYVLVGVLIGAVAMLFTGLAGFQKEKELGAGDYQVSDFNPRVGIPICLLAGVLSAVYSLAIGAGDPITQLALTHGAGDFAFTANYLFSNPGAFTTTLFYAGWLSLKNKTSGEFFGTADGTGLIKNYLLAALTGLLWYLQFFFYGLGHDRMGTLGFSSWAIHMIILILLSCGFGVAIGEWKKCRVSTKRLITFAVALLVIAVGFITHGNKIATDTAPTPPATSSGH; translated from the coding sequence ATGACCCCCAATCCACTCCTCGGCACCGCCCTCCACACCATCGGCGCCGCCTCCGCTGCCCTCTGCTATTCCCCGCAACGCTTCGTCCACAAATGGGCCTGGCAAACCTACTGGCTCGTCCAGGCCGCCTTCTGCTGGCTCATTCTCCCCTGGGTCTTCGCCTACTTCTGCATTCCAAATCTCGGTGAAGTCCTCGCCGCCGCCCCGCGCGACGCGATGATCAAATCCTATCTCTTCGGAGCGCTCTACGGCATCGGCGGCATCGCCTTCGGTGTATCCATTCGTTACATCGGCTTCTCGCTCACCTACGCCATCGCCATCGGCGTCTCCTGCGTCGGCGGCACCTTCATCGGCCCCTTCCTCGCCGGAAATCTCTCCGGCATCGTTTCCCAAAACGGATTCACCTACGTACTCGTCGGCGTGCTCATCGGCGCCGTCGCCATGCTCTTCACCGGCCTCGCCGGCTTCCAAAAAGAAAAAGAACTCGGTGCCGGTGACTACCAAGTCTCCGACTTCAATCCCCGCGTCGGCATCCCGATCTGCCTCCTCGCCGGCGTCCTCTCCGCCGTCTACAGCCTCGCCATCGGTGCAGGCGACCCGATCACTCAACTCGCCCTCACTCACGGCGCCGGCGACTTCGCCTTCACCGCCAATTACCTCTTCTCCAATCCCGGCGCCTTCACGACCACGCTCTTCTACGCCGGCTGGCTCTCGTTGAAAAACAAAACATCCGGCGAATTCTTCGGCACCGCCGACGGCACCGGCCTCATCAAAAACTACCTCCTCGCCGCGCTCACCGGCCTGCTCTGGTACCTGCAATTCTTCTTCTACGGCCTCGGTCACGACCGCATGGGCACGCTCGGCTTCTCCAGCTGGGCGATCCACATGATCATCCTGATCCTCCTCAGCTGCGGCTTCGGCGTCGCCATCGGTGAATGGAAAAAATGCCGCGTCTCCACGAAACGCCTTATCACCTTCGCCGTCGCCCTCCTCGTCATCGCCGTCGGCTTCATCACCCACGGCAACAAAATCGCCACCGACACCGCGCCCACACCACCCGCCACCTCCAGCGGCCACTGA
- a CDS encoding extracellular solute-binding protein, which yields MPSRRETFRIAVRKFGPFESAIEKQWASFCATTGCTLRLEAEPLDLHPLHDTLFARQGLKKGNWDAAFIVTDWIAEAHATHALLDLAPHIAAQPPADFPHGWTDSLLRYQRFDKAILGLPYHDGPECLIYRKDLFDAAGLQPPRTWHEFHATARLLTKASANQWGTVFAAYPDGHNTVYDFCLQLWTRGGELFDTAGRLYLNTPAAEAALAFYREMLTDSSATHPKSRELDSVQSGFAFARGEVAMMVNWFGFAAMGETLADSAVKGRVAVAPLPAAPGSTSASLNVYWTLGIGSGSPHAKIAYDFLRHCASAENDKLLTLEGAIGCRKSTWHDADVNRVIPFYRELEKIHAHARELPRLAHWSELSAVIDRLVTSAVDTDESIPSLLARAQQEANALTA from the coding sequence ATGCCCTCCCGTCGCGAAACCTTCCGCATCGCCGTCCGAAAATTCGGCCCCTTCGAATCCGCGATCGAGAAACAGTGGGCGTCCTTCTGCGCCACCACCGGCTGCACCCTCCGCCTCGAAGCCGAACCCCTCGACCTCCACCCGCTCCACGACACCCTCTTCGCCCGCCAGGGCCTCAAAAAAGGCAACTGGGACGCCGCCTTCATCGTCACCGACTGGATCGCCGAAGCCCACGCCACCCACGCCCTCCTCGACCTCGCCCCCCACATCGCCGCGCAACCACCCGCCGACTTCCCCCACGGCTGGACCGACTCCCTCCTCCGCTACCAGCGCTTCGACAAAGCGATCCTCGGTCTGCCCTACCACGACGGCCCCGAGTGCCTCATCTACCGCAAAGACCTCTTCGACGCCGCCGGCCTCCAGCCACCGCGCACGTGGCACGAGTTCCACGCCACCGCCCGCCTCCTCACCAAAGCCTCCGCCAACCAATGGGGCACCGTCTTCGCCGCGTATCCGGACGGCCATAACACCGTCTACGACTTCTGCCTCCAGCTCTGGACCCGTGGCGGCGAACTCTTCGACACCGCAGGCCGCCTCTACCTCAACACCCCCGCCGCCGAAGCCGCCCTCGCCTTCTACCGCGAGATGCTCACCGACTCATCCGCCACTCACCCGAAGTCCCGCGAACTCGACTCCGTCCAAAGCGGCTTCGCCTTCGCCCGCGGTGAAGTCGCCATGATGGTCAACTGGTTCGGCTTCGCCGCCATGGGCGAAACCCTGGCCGACAGCGCCGTCAAAGGCCGCGTCGCCGTCGCCCCCCTCCCCGCCGCCCCCGGCAGCACCAGCGCCTCGCTCAACGTCTACTGGACCCTCGGCATCGGCTCCGGCTCGCCCCACGCAAAAATCGCCTACGATTTCCTCCGCCACTGCGCCTCCGCCGAAAACGACAAACTCCTCACCCTCGAAGGCGCCATCGGCTGCCGCAAATCCACCTGGCACGATGCCGACGTAAACCGCGTCATCCCTTTCTACCGCGAGCTGGAAAAAATCCACGCCCACGCCCGCGAACTCCCCCGCCTCGCCCACTGGTCCGAACTCTCCGCCGTCATCGACCGCCTCGTCACCTCCGCCGTCGATACCGACGAGTCAATTCCCTCCCTCCTCGCCCGCGCCCAACAAGAAGCCAACGCCCTCACGGCCTGA
- a CDS encoding SDR family NAD(P)-dependent oxidoreductase: protein MFSLTNKTALVTGAGSGIGQAIAQTLAAAGAHVWVIDRDAPAGEATVATIRAASHRADFAALDVSSESDAHALAARLPAIDILVNNAGIGHVGNLLGTAAADLDRLHAVNVRGPFNLCKAFVPAMLTRGSGSVINMASIGGIVAVRDRLTYTITKHAVVGLTKALALDHSHTGVRFNAICPGRVETPFVKARIAEYPDPEKAYRDMSATQLTGRMAKPEEIAAAALYLASDEAAMVTGSCHLIDGGWSAGK from the coding sequence GTGTTCTCCCTCACCAACAAAACCGCCCTCGTCACCGGCGCCGGCTCCGGCATCGGCCAGGCCATCGCGCAAACCCTCGCCGCCGCCGGCGCCCACGTCTGGGTCATCGACCGCGACGCCCCCGCCGGTGAAGCCACCGTCGCCACCATCCGCGCCGCCAGCCACCGCGCCGACTTCGCCGCCCTCGACGTCTCCTCCGAATCCGACGCCCACGCCCTAGCCGCCCGCCTCCCCGCGATCGACATCCTCGTGAACAACGCCGGCATCGGCCACGTCGGCAACCTCCTCGGCACCGCCGCCGCCGACCTCGACCGCCTCCACGCCGTCAACGTCCGTGGCCCCTTCAATCTCTGCAAAGCCTTCGTCCCCGCCATGCTCACGCGCGGCAGCGGCTCCGTGATCAACATGGCCTCCATCGGCGGCATCGTCGCCGTCCGCGACCGCCTCACCTACACGATCACCAAACACGCCGTCGTCGGCCTCACGAAGGCTCTCGCCCTCGACCACTCCCACACCGGCGTCCGCTTCAACGCCATCTGTCCTGGCCGCGTGGAGACACCCTTCGTCAAAGCCCGCATCGCCGAATACCCCGACCCCGAAAAAGCCTACCGCGACATGTCAGCGACCCAACTCACCGGCCGCATGGCCAAACCCGAAGAAATCGCCGCAGCCGCGTTGTACCTCGCGAGCGACGAAGCCGCCATGGTCACCGGCTCCTGCCACCTCATCGACGGCGGCTGGAGCGCCGGAAAATAA
- a CDS encoding fumarylacetoacetate hydrolase family protein: MKLIRYLDSANVAHHAAEQPDGTALRIEGDIYGAHKVTSDRAQVTKLLSPIAPTQILCIGLNYRQHAAETNAKIPQRPILFVKGINTAQNPNDPIQIPTHLASNEVDYECELAVVIGKAAKNVSRTNALDYVLGYTCCNDVSARDHQIKLGGGQWCRGKFFDTFAPLGPKLVTRDEIPNPNSLRISTLLNGERVQDSNTGDMIFDIPALIEYLSGSTTLVPGTVILTGTPQGVGMAAKPDPRWLRPGDTVSIEIEKIGTLTNPVALEK; this comes from the coding sequence ATGAAACTCATCCGCTATCTCGACTCCGCCAACGTCGCCCACCACGCCGCCGAACAACCCGACGGCACCGCCCTCCGCATCGAAGGCGACATCTACGGCGCCCACAAAGTCACCTCTGACCGCGCGCAGGTCACCAAACTCCTTTCTCCGATCGCGCCCACCCAGATCCTCTGCATCGGCCTCAACTACCGCCAGCACGCCGCCGAGACCAACGCCAAGATCCCCCAGCGCCCCATCCTTTTCGTCAAAGGCATCAACACCGCCCAAAACCCAAACGACCCGATCCAGATCCCCACGCACCTCGCCTCCAACGAAGTCGACTACGAGTGCGAACTCGCCGTCGTCATCGGCAAAGCCGCGAAAAACGTGAGCCGCACCAACGCCCTCGACTACGTCCTCGGCTACACCTGCTGCAACGACGTCTCCGCCCGCGACCACCAGATCAAACTCGGCGGTGGACAATGGTGCCGCGGCAAATTCTTCGACACCTTCGCTCCCCTAGGCCCCAAGCTCGTCACCCGCGACGAAATCCCCAACCCCAATTCGCTCCGCATCTCCACGCTCCTAAACGGCGAGCGTGTTCAGGATTCCAACACCGGTGACATGATTTTCGATATCCCCGCCCTCATCGAATATCTCAGCGGCAGCACCACCCTCGTCCCCGGCACCGTCATCCTGACCGGCACCCCTCAAGGCGTCGGCATGGCCGCCAAACCCGACCCCCGCTGGCTCCGCCCCGGCGACACCGTCTCCATCGAAATCGAAAAAATCGGCACTCTCACCAACCCAGTAGCCCTCGAAAAATAA
- a CDS encoding ribulose-bisphosphate carboxylase large subunit family protein, with protein MSSSSPRLTARYFIETPNDLAKAAATLAGEQSSGTFVEVPGETAELKQRFAARVESIKPLDTSPTPAIPTGRPTPPNAVYRRAEVAVSWSLENFGHNLPTLVSTVQGNLYELAQFSGLKLIDLDFPAEFSARFRGPQFGIPGCRRLTNVPAGRPLIGTIIKPSIGMSPDTTAELVRTLVEAGIDFIKDDELMANPPHSPFDARVDAIMRVINAHADRTGKKVMYAFNVSDEIDAMQRHYEKIVRSGGTCAMISLNSVGLSASKKICDLGQLAIHGHRNGWGMLNRHPLLGIEYPAYQKLWRLAGVDQLHVNGIANKFWESDDSVVRSIQSCLAAEPLNKPLLPVVSSGQWGGQAPETWRRTQTTDLLYMAGGGIMAHPNGPAAGVHALREWWEAAVSGLTYDQCLAQRPNLALSAQKFAK; from the coding sequence ATGAGCTCCAGTTCCCCTCGCCTCACCGCCCGCTACTTCATCGAAACGCCCAACGACCTCGCCAAGGCCGCCGCCACGCTCGCCGGCGAACAATCCTCCGGCACCTTCGTCGAAGTCCCCGGTGAAACCGCCGAACTCAAACAACGCTTCGCCGCCCGCGTAGAATCCATCAAGCCCCTCGACACGTCGCCCACCCCCGCCATTCCCACCGGCCGCCCAACTCCGCCGAACGCCGTTTACCGCCGCGCCGAAGTCGCCGTCTCCTGGTCCCTCGAAAATTTCGGCCACAACCTCCCGACCCTCGTATCCACAGTTCAAGGCAACCTCTACGAACTCGCCCAATTCTCCGGCCTTAAACTGATCGACCTCGATTTCCCCGCTGAATTCTCCGCCCGCTTCCGCGGTCCGCAATTCGGCATCCCCGGCTGCCGCCGGCTCACCAACGTCCCCGCCGGACGCCCGCTCATCGGCACCATCATCAAACCGAGCATCGGTATGTCTCCCGACACGACCGCCGAACTCGTCCGCACGCTCGTCGAAGCCGGCATCGACTTCATCAAAGACGACGAGCTCATGGCCAACCCGCCGCACTCGCCCTTCGACGCCCGCGTCGACGCCATCATGCGCGTCATCAACGCCCACGCCGACCGCACCGGCAAGAAGGTCATGTACGCCTTCAACGTCTCCGACGAAATCGACGCCATGCAGCGCCACTACGAGAAGATCGTCCGCAGCGGCGGCACCTGCGCCATGATCAGCCTCAACAGCGTCGGCCTCTCCGCCTCCAAAAAAATCTGCGACCTCGGCCAGCTCGCCATCCACGGCCACCGCAACGGCTGGGGCATGCTCAACCGCCACCCGCTCCTCGGCATCGAGTACCCCGCCTACCAAAAACTCTGGCGCCTCGCCGGCGTCGACCAGCTCCACGTCAACGGCATCGCGAACAAATTCTGGGAATCCGACGACTCCGTCGTCCGCTCCATCCAATCCTGCCTCGCCGCCGAACCCCTCAACAAACCCCTCCTCCCCGTCGTCTCCTCCGGCCAATGGGGCGGTCAGGCGCCTGAGACCTGGCGCCGCACCCAAACTACCGACCTCCTCTACATGGCCGGCGGCGGCATCATGGCACACCCGAACGGACCAGCCGCCGGCGTCCACGCCCTCCGCGAATGGTGGGAAGCCGCCGTATCCGGATTAACCTACGACCAGTGCCTCGCCCAACGCCCCAACCTCGCCCTCTCCGCCCAAAAATTCGCTAAGTAA
- a CDS encoding four-carbon acid sugar kinase family protein, which yields MPSVSPSDKNNPRPPSTSSELLLAYYGDDFTGSTDALEFLSRAGARTRLFLDPPTPAQLARHPSLQAIGVAGLTRSLAPADMERTLRPAFTALRALGSPHVHYKVCSTFDSSPTTGSIGRAIDVGSEIFQRPFVPLLIGAPALGRHCVFGTLFARMGIGSTGEIHRLDRHPSASKHPITPMHEADLRLHLAQQTKKKTGLFNILQLELPDHEAHAALAKLIADKNDIVLFDLLYASQLPRIGSLLDEHASRLDPLFTVGSSGVEMALGAHWDAKKRLSHIASWPHPGAVEPLLVVCGSCSPVTARQLAWARENKFTEIRLDTHAATSLHHSSALAATIEAAVQSLARGHHTVVHTGGTAQVDPHIAALGARSAEILGTALGNVVRGTLERLRLKRVLFAGGDSSSYAARAVGIEAVEMIAPLAPGAPLCRAYAPNSPADNLEVNFKGGQVGADDYFAAVASGHL from the coding sequence GTGCCCTCTGTGTCCCCCTCCGATAAAAATAACCCCCGTCCGCCTTCGACGTCGTCCGAACTTCTCCTCGCCTACTACGGCGACGACTTCACCGGCTCGACCGACGCCCTTGAATTCCTCTCCCGCGCCGGCGCGCGCACCCGCCTCTTCCTCGACCCACCGACACCCGCGCAACTCGCCCGCCACCCCAGCCTTCAAGCCATCGGCGTCGCCGGCCTCACCCGCTCCCTCGCCCCCGCCGACATGGAGCGCACCCTCCGCCCCGCCTTCACCGCCCTCCGCGCCCTCGGGTCTCCACACGTCCACTACAAGGTCTGCTCCACCTTCGACTCCTCCCCGACCACCGGCAGCATCGGCCGCGCGATCGACGTCGGCTCCGAAATTTTCCAACGCCCCTTCGTCCCCCTTCTCATCGGCGCACCCGCCCTCGGCCGCCACTGCGTCTTCGGCACGCTATTCGCTCGCATGGGCATCGGCTCCACCGGCGAAATCCACCGCCTCGACCGCCACCCCTCCGCCAGCAAACACCCGATTACCCCCATGCACGAGGCCGACCTCCGCCTCCACCTCGCGCAACAAACCAAAAAGAAAACCGGCCTCTTCAACATCCTCCAGCTCGAGCTCCCCGACCACGAAGCCCACGCCGCCCTCGCCAAACTCATCGCCGACAAAAACGACATCGTCCTCTTCGACCTCCTCTACGCTTCCCAACTTCCCCGCATCGGCTCCCTCCTCGACGAACACGCCAGCCGCCTCGACCCGCTCTTCACCGTCGGCTCCTCCGGCGTCGAGATGGCCCTCGGCGCACACTGGGACGCTAAAAAACGCCTCAGCCACATCGCCTCCTGGCCACACCCCGGCGCCGTCGAACCGCTCCTCGTCGTCTGCGGTAGTTGTTCTCCCGTGACCGCCCGCCAGCTCGCTTGGGCCCGCGAAAACAAGTTCACCGAGATCCGCCTCGATACCCACGCCGCCACCTCGCTCCACCACAGCTCCGCCCTCGCCGCCACCATCGAAGCCGCCGTCCAATCCCTCGCTCGCGGCCACCACACCGTCGTCCACACCGGCGGCACCGCCCAAGTCGATCCGCACATCGCTGCCCTCGGCGCCCGCTCCGCTGAAATCCTCGGCACCGCCCTCGGCAACGTCGTCCGCGGCACCCTCGAACGCCTCCGCCTCAAACGCGTCCTCTTCGCCGGCGGAGACAGTTCGAGCTACGCCGCCCGCGCCGTCGGCATCGAAGCCGTCGAAATGATCGCCCCTCTGGCTCCCGGCGCCCCCCTCTGCCGCGCTTACGCCCCGAACAGCCCCGCCGACAACCTCGAAGTAAATTTCAAAGGCGGCCAAGTCGGCGCCGACGACTACTTCGCCGCCGTCGCCTCCGGCCACCTCTGA
- a CDS encoding aspartate/glutamate racemase family protein: MPTLALIHTSATLVPVFQQLCKTHLPSVKTFNIVDDSLVSGIRAKGSLTADIARRVQAYVSSAEAGGADHILVTCSSIGPAVEASAKFSAVPVLRVDQPMADQAVKTGKRIGVIATLSTTLEPTSDLVQRRAAAAGKQIELSSVLVEGAFEALMAGDSATHDTKVAAALRELSSKVDVILLAQASMARVVDTLPSADKRIPILASPPIAIQHLASLLS, from the coding sequence ATGCCCACCCTCGCCCTCATCCACACCTCCGCCACCCTCGTCCCCGTCTTTCAGCAGCTCTGCAAAACGCACCTGCCCTCCGTAAAAACCTTCAACATCGTCGACGACTCCCTCGTCTCCGGCATCCGCGCCAAAGGCTCGCTCACGGCCGACATCGCCCGCCGCGTCCAGGCCTACGTCTCCTCCGCCGAAGCCGGCGGCGCTGATCACATCCTCGTCACCTGCTCCTCCATCGGACCCGCCGTCGAAGCCTCCGCCAAATTCTCCGCCGTCCCCGTCCTCCGCGTCGATCAGCCCATGGCTGATCAAGCGGTCAAAACCGGCAAACGTATCGGCGTCATCGCAACACTCTCCACCACCCTCGAGCCGACCTCCGACCTCGTCCAACGACGCGCCGCCGCCGCCGGCAAGCAAATCGAGCTCAGCTCCGTGCTCGTCGAAGGCGCCTTCGAAGCCCTCATGGCCGGCGACTCCGCCACGCACGACACCAAAGTCGCCGCCGCCCTCCGCGAACTCTCCTCCAAGGTCGACGTCATCCTCCTCGCCCAAGCCTCCATGGCTCGCGTCGTCGACACGCTCCCATCCGCAGACAAACGCATCCCCATCCTCGCCAGCCCCCCCATCGCGATCCAACACCTCGCCTCGCTGCTTTCATAA